The Glycine soja cultivar W05 chromosome 19, ASM419377v2, whole genome shotgun sequence genomic sequence TAGGTGGGTTAACTCGGATCAGCATGggccaaatttattttttgagtcAACTGCaaaatttgtttgtatttttagcTCAAGTTGGATCCATTGTAGTTCGAGTTGACACATCGGTTTAGATTGGTTTTGACAGTTCTATAATGAAGCAAGTAGTGGTCGCTGTGATGGTGGCTACAGAGAACCATGGAGAGGATCTAGAATAAATCCTAcacttcaaattaatttaatctaacGGCCATTATTTTTGGTACAAAGTAGACCCACTTATAAAAGTGGTCCACTTTAGCAATGACCTAGAAGTATATAGTATGTTGTACGGATTTCACACTAACATACTACATACTTCTATAATTGTGTTAGACACTTAGTTTCTGAATGTCAGCATTTAGTTAAAGCAAACTCTACGAGTTAACAACTACACCAACAACTAGTTAGAACATTGGACAAAGTATACAAGGAAACTAAGTATTTACAATCTAATTGAACAACACATGGTTGTATAAGttaccaacaaaattaaagtaaGAAAAATTGTCACAAAGTTAGGTGAATTAAGAAGAGGATCTAGCTCACAGACATTTGGAATCACTATACCAACGTATGGCTCTTCCCTATTGATTTAGCTGATTTCTCTCCAAGAAACTTCAGAATTTACACCATCGGCACTGATGGTATTGTCCAATACCAATACGAGTAAATTTAATAACTTCatcttctttcaatgcttatgTCTTTCAAGTTCTCAAGAGTGAGATGGTTTAAGGCCCTTTGATATAGAGCATGGAAGTAATAGTCAACTAGCTAGTAAAAGATATACGATACTAACATATAGAAGAACACatacaaaatgaagaaagtaTAGTGTGTCATATAGTTTTATTAGATAGTTTTAGAAGTAAATATAGGTTCTTTATATGTATGACTTGAGAGTTATAGAGGCCTTAGGATGTTGTAGGAAGATATGAATTTAAACATCACAAATAGTTATATGTATATTCTGCTGATCAAAATCACTCTGGCGGAtaacattcatcttcttctttgtcCACTACTCTAtctctccattttcttctctgtccaCACACAAGGTACCCCTTTTCTACTTGTTCCGACATTGCTCCAtgaattttaatgattaatgatTTACCTTTGTGGTGATTTAACGTCGGTGTCCAATAGGAAAAGCCAAAGATTGGAGGCAACACTTTAAGATTTAGCTAAGGCCCCAACTTCTTTTCTAGTTCAAGGGTATGTACTATATAGTAATAACTAAAACTTCTAGTGATTGATGTCACATCAAAACCAAACTTAAACAAAATGAAGAGGCAGAGAGGGAAAAAGAGCAACGAGCAGCACAATAAAGGGAGGCCGGAGTTCGAACAATAGAGGGCATTGTACGAGAGGGAGAAGGAGTGACGCAATGGAGTAAAGGCAAATCGATACACCAGAGGGAGAGGAAGATCAACAGTGTAACGACATGACAGAGGGAGAGGGCAGATCGAGAtcatgaaaaagaagaagaaaggaatcgTTAGGGAAACACCATAACTGGAGATTTGGTCATGAAAGAGAGGATCTATAAAGTAAACCATAAACTATAAATCTATCTTTTTTGTTTATCCAAATTGGTCAAAAcagtttaaaaaatgatataaaaaaaaaactcaaatcaaTTTTTGCTAAATGTGTTTTCGTTTGGAAAATGCactttaaaatgaaaaactaaCAACCATCCCAAAAGAGGagtaagaaaattagttaattacgtttaatttaattataccaAATTCAATGAAAAGCTCTCAACCTATCTTTCCAAACTTGTCATAAGAAATAAAACATAGTCATCAGACCTAAAATCTCAATTAAATGAGACTTAATGTCACTCATCTATTGTATTTTATAGTTGTTTTATGTTGttgcattaaattttaaaaatttaattataatacaagtttctaaaatatttcattttaatctctttttttttcgattTCCACCGGCAAACATGAGTGTCtccttcacatttaaattttaaaataattaattaacatagttACAGTTTTCAGCcacattatctttattttaattaaaaaatcgtCATCCCTAATCCTTTTCtgtcttcatcttcttcaaccttccACCATCTCCACCACACCGCGAATTTCACTCATTTCCCCTAATCACAAATGAAATACCTGTTCATTAGCAAGATATGTACTTGTAGTAGTAACTTTTTCTCCAAAGCACAAACAAAAATAGGTTCTCTTTTTCCCAGATCCGTACTTGAACATCGATGCCCTCGTCATTGTCAAGCCCAACGGCTGTGGCAAGTTCTGGATCTAGTCTCGAAGGAAAGATCTAGTCTGCGAGTTCCAGATCCAGTCTTGACGCCCTCGTAATCGTCAAGCTCAACGGCGGAGGCGAGTTCCAGATTGAGACATCAGTGGGGACTAGAGTCTTCCCATGCACCGGCACGGTAGTTGCGGCGGCGCTGGACAGGTTGTACCCAACAGAGATATACTTCCAAGCCATATGTTGATGGATCCGTAATGTCTTGCGACTTTGCGAACAGTCGTGATCTTTGTCGCGTGCTATGGTCTTCGCCGCGCGTTATGTTCTTCATGCATTTGGGGTCACTTGTGGTGATCGCGTGTTCCTGTGCCCACGGATTGTTGCACCGGAGAAGTGGAACGAGAACCAGCATAGCACCGGACTCCGTCGGAACGCGGTTGTTGGCACAAAATTTTTAGCGAGCAATCGGACTTTAGCCACGGCGGAGCACTTCACCGCCATCGATACAAATCTTCGTACAGTTATCTTTGGTGTTCATAGAACAGAGTTTGGTTTTGTAGGAACCCTCCCTTTCAACCAGGATAACTTTCAAatccataaaaaatcaaaatattttttttaaaatttaatgtatcaaaataaaataaaagtgaacataataaatcaaaatgaatattaagtcattaaataaaacattttttaaagataatataaaataaagtaaaaattatttgataccaTAATTTGTTGCATTAGCCAGGAGGAGGAAGTGCCTTGCAGTTGTAGTGCAAtggaaaaactaaaataaactcTGATCCCCAATCAAAAGCTATTATTTTACACTACCATTcgagttttttagttttttgacAGCAACACTTAGTTTTTAGTCTTTTCTTATTCTGAATGGACTTAGTGTTTAGTCTAATACTAGTTTCGATGATgcttttatcaaaaaattaatataaaattgtcgaaataataaatgaaagtagtaaaaatataataaaattataaataattttgatataattttcttctatttatgTTATATAACTTTAAAGgattgataaaagaaaataacaaagtaggtattttttaattgtcaaaACATACTAAAGGAATTTAATTGACTAACGTGCCTGAGTTATTACAAATTTGTTGATACTTTGAGTTcgtttattttgaataaaaaaattgtcaaacaTAGATAGTAAGTTATGCCATTTACCATAGAAAcctttatttgaaaattattaatgggtgaaaattatataatatattgtacCATGATTTTCGTTATATTCTTAaggttctttttttaaaatgtaatatttaacTAATGACATCAAAACATGCTAGTTCGTAAGAATTTcgaattaaaatatttcatattattaagcaattccttctttttctttttcactcgcATACCATATTCACTCGTTGACCAAAATGACCTTTTACCATacgttttcataaaaaaaattatttaaatatatttttaatttctcaaattcggtcacttttgtttttgtctcccaaatttaaatttgcattttttttgtccttatttcaaaaaatgttatttttaatcctCACATGGTAAAAAAATCGCTGTAAATTATACGTCCATACCACAAAAATCAATcaacaataactaaaaataacatttttcgaAGTTATGATGATATGGCTATTGGCTAGAAACAATAGGAACTCTTCTGCTAtacaaataatgtaaaaaaaaaaaaaaagaattacagTACATCAGTGGAAGATACTCACTTACTCAGACAAAGGAGGGTACTTCATGAAGCAAATGGGTGAATATAACGAACGTCAACCCAAAGAATGATTGACTTGATCAAATGACATGTAGTGAATATATGAGGAACTTGTCGCCATCGAGTAAACACAAACTTTTATTTGTTCTGTGTGTATTTACTTTCCAATGCCAAGTTCTTTTGTGATGTCTCTTGTCAAGCTGAATTGCAAAGTATTATGCCATGGAAATAAGGTGCGGGTGACGGGAAGCTTTCTCCGAAGATCCTGCAGATAATTGCAATTAAAAAGGCTTCAAATTCAACAGATAATGCTATAGATTTAAACTACAAAGCATGAGATACAGCTAGGCCCTTTTTATCACCGCTTTTACTCATACACCCAAGCATGATTCGGATTAATCTTATAAATTACACAAAACAGACATAACTTCAATAATCACACTGTTGCAAGCGTTATCAATTTCACGCAACCATTCATGTCACTTAACATGATGGaacaataaaatgaattaatcaaGTCAGTAGaaggataaaagaaaaacatctaGATGAGTTTGGTCTCATCTGAATCATGACATGGATGCTTAATGAGAAAGGGTTAGCTCCATGGGATTGCTTTAATAGGAACCAAGAAAAGCCATGGATTTTGCAGAAAAGCCACATTTGAAgcttagacaaaaaaaatgcaggaaGATCAATAACAATGGTTACCTTGAAAGTAGAATCAGGAAGGTTTAGATATGATGCCTGTCAAGTTATGATCATTAGTAAATCATGTGCACGTCATTACAATAGAAAGAATGAAAGACCCTAGCTACACGAAGACAAAGTCAGAACCTCAAGAGAAGCAAGGTACTCTGTTTCATGGTGACGAATAATGCTTGTTATGGCAAGTGCACAATCTTCAGGAGCctgaaataaaatcaaatgataaaatattaatagataAGCTTCGACAGAaacataaatagataaatatcgTCTTTCAATAAATATTCCATTTATATctaaacttatcatttttatttaatagacaTTTACTGAAATATTCTCAGGCTTGCAGGATACAAGTACATTGAattgcaaaaaaatatatggaagGACATGCACATATAACTTAACCATTGCATTCagacataataaaaataacgtCTAAGTAGTGCTGATCTATGGTAACCTGAGAAAGAGTTGCATCTTTGCATTCATGTTTTGCATCTAACTGCACATTTCCTTCCTCAAAATAATGGGCACCAACCTGAAAatgggttaaaaaaaataatgtttaagaGCCTTGCATCGTGTCATTCACATCAATGCATAAAAAATCTACATAACATTACCTGCATTTTACCCTTTACTTCCACtgtttgtttttcatctttGAACTCAATATTCCATACTGAACACCAACTTCCGTTGCTATAAACAAAAGgccaagaaaaattaaaatatattgacatCATTAATGCATCAATGTTCTTATTGTGTGACTAGTAAAGTAGAAAGTAGCCATAAAAAATAGTAGTTGGAATTTCAGTCAACTAATTTTACACACCAGAAATTCTGTGGGCTATGCCTAGCAGCAGAAATTACCACAGCAAGCTCAAAATCAGCACCCGGGCCCTCTACATCCTTCCCACTTACACAGTAGACAGAGCAGAAACCTTTTGGATAAGTTTCTTCAACATATTTAAGTATTTCAGCATCCAGATTGCATCTGCAGGAAAAAAAATCCTGGTTTATGCAAACTATATATTACAAGAAAGATTTAGGAGTGGGGTATTTAAGTTACTTTATTTAAAGGGTGAATCTCTACTTCATGTCCTCAACTCAAATGTTGACCAATatagattttattaaaagagtAAATAGCCAGATATTAAGTAGCACCAGTACGAGTCTGCTTCCTAACAAAAATACAGTATGTATTCTTAATAAAACAGCTACATCGAAACCACAAATCTAGTACAGAACAACAATTAAAAGGATTTGAATTAACATTGCAGAAGAAATTTCCGCATTCAATCTAATGTAAACGACTTCAGACAATTAAGAGTTGAGGAATAATAAATTACTTAAGCAACtgagataaatttatttgaaaagagaaataaattcATTGAAAGTTAACATGAAGCAGTATGTTCTGCCCGTGAATAGATTGTGAAACTCACTTTGGTAAAGGAACATCAGATTATCAgtcataaaatatttcaatcacAGAACATTCAGAAAATTACCGAAATTCTTCGATATATGGAGATGGAAGTTCTTCGTCTGTGGCAGGTCTCACCTCTGTACAAACCTGAGACATTGAGCACACTATCATAAGACAATAAGCAATACAACTTGGACTACTGCAGTATTGCACTTAAACCTATTCTTCATAAAAGTCATAATTGGTTACAATAGCAAAATTTTCATGATTTGCTTAGTTCCATAATTTCCAATGAAGTTTTCTTGAGATTTTGATGTATTCGCTGAAAACCCATGCTACAGCAGGCATGTTTAATAAGCAGAGTTGAACCTTATAATGCTCCACAGTTCACATCAATACTAACGTTGAGATCAATGCATGATGATCCAGATTACAATCAATAcaacctttaattttttttccaccttCATTACAATTAAATGAAtcgaagaaattaaaattagtgagtACAATAAACGTCTAGTTTGCTTATGAAACAGTGtatattcaaaatcaaaagctaGCTTCTGAAACAGTTTTTAAGAAATTGAGTTGGCATGCATATTCAAAACCAAGAACTAGTTTCTGAAACAGTGTTTAAGTAATTGAGTTCGTATTTGGCTGATCCCGCAAAGAGagaaatagagagagagagagagaggacttACTTGTTTAACATGATCAACAATTGCTACTTGCGCAGTCCTAGGTTCAAGAAATGCATTACCCTCAAGCTCACCAAAAGAAGTAACCAGTACCTGCAAGCACGTGCTAAGTCCCGTAAGaaattggagagaaaaaaattaacgaGGAAACCCTAGGAAAATAAGTCgttgagtgagagagagagagagagagagttacgTCTCCGCTTCGGTTGGACATTGGAAGGGAAATCAAGTGCGATTTGTTGTAAAAGAGAAAAGCCTCGGAAGCGGCTTCCTTGTACAAATCGTCGTTGTTGAGAATGGATTTCACATCTGCACAAACGTTTCGGGAATTAATTGAAATGTAGAACAATAGATAGCGAAAAAGGAAATgcggaaaaggaagaagaacctTTGGCAACGTATTGGATTTCTCCGGGAGGAGAATTGAGGAGGAACCATTTCGCGATTTCCACTTTCTGCTTATCGCTGAGCtctgattcttcttcttcttcttcttcggcCATGTCTCAGTACAGAGGAGAAGACAcgattttatttgaaatagaaataaaataaatgaagatcTCGCTCGTCTTTTCTGAATGATAGAGAAGAGAACGCTTCTTCCCCAATCAGGCCCGTGGGTTCCACAATGGGCCCAGTCTCGTCTAATAATCATACTTACTACATCGTTTTGTAGTGTGGCGTTAGTGTATGATCTGTAAAGTAGTCTATAGACCATGGCGCCCGGTTTCAGCTCAAATCATTTTGGTCCACAATCACGCTCAACACTATAGATTACATTGCCGGTACAATAAATTTGCTAAATAAGGTCAAATGAAATCCAATGCCTAACAAGTAACAATGTTCCTCTCCCCAATTTGCTGTTCTATCATTGACTAGTAGATAAACGAATTTATTGATCCGTGAGGGAATAATGTTGGTAGTTATTTTTAAAGCTTTCTTTGTTTGATGCGTCAATTTAACACTAGATATACTAATTTTACACATAATAAGTAGCAACTCATtcaaaatataagtttttaattggtaaatgataaaaaaaaacataaaactaaGCAAACTAAATATCAATACTGAATTGCGTATATAATAATTTCGTTTATAAATGGTAAACTTTCTCTTTCATAAAATTGAGctaagaaaaataatactatttatTAAGTGAGATACAAGAATATAAGATTAAATCTTAGTCATGTAATAGATTATTAAGGTCAAATTAAAACGATCTTAAGatttatatatgattatttg encodes the following:
- the LOC114398171 gene encoding F-actin-capping protein subunit alpha-like, producing the protein MAEEEEEEESELSDKQKVEIAKWFLLNSPPGEIQYVAKDVKSILNNDDLYKEAASEAFLFYNKSHLISLPMSNRSGDVLVTSFGELEGNAFLEPRTAQVAIVDHVKQVCTEVRPATDEELPSPYIEEFRCNLDAEILKYVEETYPKGFCSVYCVSGKDVEGPGADFELAVVISAARHSPQNFCNGSWCSVWNIEFKDEKQTVEVKGKMQVGAHYFEEGNVQLDAKHECKDATLSQAPEDCALAITSIIRHHETEYLASLEASYLNLPDSTFKDLRRKLPVTRTLFPWHNTLQFSLTRDITKELGIGK